A region of Allocoleopsis franciscana PCC 7113 DNA encodes the following proteins:
- a CDS encoding RICIN domain-containing protein, protein MLRFVVKKLKNLMMKGEKKMADNTVKNGCNNGYFLIKSKLNGLVLDVAGNNAEAKTHLVVYPVKGTNGEPNQQWKITENGFIESRLNGFVVDIPGSRTEPFTPVITYPVNGSNGTPNQQWTITEDGLIKSKLNGLVLDVLGSSTEPLTPVVTYPVNGNNGTANQQWELVPVPEESSPASASFPTLGPRGSFIDAEEFAIQPKTPQSRIKTVRIKSGWAIDNIQVQYEDTAKNPPETYESIAAGASGGQADEFSIETGDYITGIVLTWGKESPDYPEQDIISLQFQTYKGVKSQVFGGSSSQKETATFSLEAFPNHEIIGLFGAHALNPVSNMDVLVRLGAYIRPVAS, encoded by the coding sequence ATGCTTCGATTTGTTGTGAAAAAGTTAAAAAACTTAATGATGAAAGGAGAAAAAAAGATGGCAGATAATACCGTTAAAAACGGCTGTAATAATGGCTACTTTTTGATAAAAAGCAAGCTCAATGGCTTAGTTCTGGATGTGGCAGGAAACAACGCGGAAGCTAAAACTCATCTGGTTGTTTACCCAGTCAAGGGAACGAATGGTGAGCCGAATCAGCAATGGAAGATTACTGAAAATGGGTTCATAGAAAGTAGACTAAATGGCTTCGTGGTGGATATTCCAGGAAGCAGAACAGAGCCTTTTACCCCAGTTATTACTTATCCGGTAAACGGTAGTAACGGAACGCCAAATCAGCAATGGACAATTACTGAAGATGGGTTGATAAAGTCAAAGCTAAATGGCTTAGTGCTAGATGTGTTAGGGAGCAGTACAGAGCCGTTGACCCCCGTTGTTACGTACCCAGTCAACGGTAATAATGGTACAGCAAACCAGCAATGGGAACTTGTTCCCGTTCCGGAAGAATCATCGCCAGCATCAGCGTCATTTCCGACACTAGGACCTAGAGGGTCCTTTATTGATGCAGAAGAATTTGCCATCCAACCCAAAACGCCTCAGTCGAGAATTAAAACCGTGCGTATTAAGTCGGGTTGGGCTATCGACAATATTCAAGTGCAGTATGAAGATACAGCAAAAAATCCGCCTGAAACATACGAGTCAATAGCAGCTGGTGCTTCCGGTGGTCAAGCTGATGAATTCAGCATAGAAACGGGAGATTATATAACAGGAATCGTACTAACCTGGGGTAAAGAAAGCCCCGACTATCCAGAGCAGGACATTATCTCCTTACAGTTTCAAACCTATAAGGGAGTTAAATCACAGGTATTTGGTGGCTCTAGTAGCCAAAAGGAAACGGCAACTTTTTCTCTTGAAGCATTTCCAAATCACGAAATAATTGGGCTTTTCGGTGCCCATGCCCTTAATCCTGTTAGTAATATGGATGTGTTAGTTCGCCTGGGTGCTTATATCAGACCTGTTGCTTCCTAA
- a CDS encoding glycosyltransferase: MSKYIAIATFGSFGDVYPYIAIALELHRRGHHAVIAASEIYRQIIESVGIEFRAIRPLGSINMQEEGEFIGLLSSCGQPLEYGISYLIAPHLRATYNDLVDVVGDADLVLTHHLAFAACVAAEKTGTPRVSGVLSPGSFMSAYDSPSLAPLPTEARNRAMTLVANDAIHRAFRWQARFWSAPVRQLRAELGLPPSGDPFFEGQYSSKLVLGLFSQLLATPQPDWPPQTRITGFPLYNHQERQSLSPELETFLQAGAPPLVFTLGSLVVWTPGNFYLDGAIAAQRLGYRAVLLMGKAADEIAPHQLPEGAIAVNYAAHSAIFPRAAAIVHHGGIGTTAQALRSGRPMLVVPCAYDQPDNAARLVRLGVARMIARQHCTADVMSAELKQLLSEPSYAVKAAEVGRLVQAENGAASASDAIEAYFEVSHQGLKPAVYSSSPLS, translated from the coding sequence ATGAGCAAATATATTGCGATCGCTACTTTTGGCTCTTTTGGGGATGTATATCCTTACATAGCGATCGCTCTTGAGTTGCACAGAAGGGGACATCATGCCGTCATTGCTGCTAGCGAGATATATCGCCAGATCATCGAATCAGTTGGAATTGAGTTTCGTGCCATCAGACCGTTAGGCTCAATCAACATGCAAGAAGAGGGGGAGTTTATCGGGTTGCTCTCCTCCTGTGGGCAGCCTCTGGAGTACGGTATCAGCTATCTGATCGCGCCTCACTTGCGGGCAACCTACAATGACTTGGTGGACGTGGTAGGGGATGCTGATTTAGTGCTGACGCACCACCTGGCTTTTGCGGCTTGTGTGGCAGCTGAAAAAACTGGGACTCCCAGAGTATCCGGTGTCCTCTCACCTGGGTCGTTTATGTCTGCGTATGATTCTCCCAGCCTTGCGCCCCTACCGACGGAAGCTAGAAATCGCGCCATGACGCTGGTTGCTAACGATGCTATACATCGAGCTTTCCGGTGGCAGGCACGCTTTTGGAGCGCCCCAGTGCGACAACTGCGGGCTGAACTTGGTTTACCACCTTCAGGCGATCCTTTTTTTGAAGGTCAGTATTCATCCAAACTGGTGCTAGGTTTGTTCTCCCAGCTTTTGGCAACTCCTCAACCCGACTGGCCACCCCAAACTCGCATTACTGGGTTTCCTTTATACAACCACCAGGAGCGTCAAAGTTTGTCTCCTGAACTGGAGACGTTTTTGCAAGCGGGAGCGCCGCCGCTCGTGTTCACTTTAGGCTCTTTAGTGGTGTGGACGCCAGGGAACTTTTATTTAGACGGGGCCATTGCCGCCCAGCGCTTAGGCTACAGAGCCGTCTTGCTGATGGGAAAGGCAGCAGATGAGATTGCCCCCCACCAGCTACCAGAAGGAGCGATCGCAGTTAATTACGCCGCCCACTCAGCCATTTTTCCCCGTGCAGCTGCGATCGTCCATCATGGTGGTATAGGAACAACGGCGCAGGCGTTGCGTTCCGGTCGCCCCATGCTAGTGGTTCCCTGCGCCTACGATCAGCCAGATAACGCCGCTCGTTTGGTGAGGTTGGGAGTAGCGCGGATGATCGCACGTCAGCATTGTACTGCTGACGTGATGAGTGCCGAACTGAAACAGCTGCTGTCTGAGCCTAGTTATGCAGTTAAAGCAGCAGAAGTCGGTCGTTTGGTACAGGCGGAAAATGGTGCTGCCTCCGCAAGCGATGCGATCGAAGCGTATTTTGAAGTAAGCCACCAGGGGTTAAAACCCGCCGTTTATAGCTCAAGTCCTCTTTCATAA
- a CDS encoding histidine phosphatase family protein: MATRVIIVRHGQSSYNALKMIQGRCDESVLTEKGTADAHQVGAALSSLRFDAVYSSPLQRAKKTAEVILPYLPGSPELLTPTGLLEIDLPLWEKLQKEAVKDKFSEEYRCWKERPHEFCMTLPNSEGTKEHFPVLALYEQAKQFWQEILPRHPGGTILIVAHNGINRCLLASALGISPALYHSIQQSNCGINVLNFVGGWGELVQLESLNQTSHMGDALPTPREGNRGLRLLLVRHGETEWNRVARFQGGIDVPLNDNGRKQAQQAAEFLKDVPIDFAVSSPMLRPKETAELILKNHPNINLELQEKLKEINHGLWEGKLESEIKQEYADLLHQWQTAPETVQMPEGENLQQVWDRAIACWNGIIEAAGVSNTELKTGLIVAHDAINKVILCHVLGLSPASIWSIKQGNGAVTVIDYPHGLEKPPILQAMNITTHLSGGVLDQTAAGAL, from the coding sequence TTGGCTACTCGCGTCATTATCGTGCGTCACGGTCAAAGCAGTTATAACGCCCTTAAGATGATTCAAGGGCGCTGTGATGAGTCAGTCTTGACCGAAAAAGGAACTGCCGATGCCCACCAAGTCGGCGCTGCCCTCAGTAGCCTCAGATTTGATGCTGTGTATAGCTCTCCCCTACAACGGGCAAAGAAAACCGCCGAGGTTATCCTACCTTATTTGCCCGGTTCTCCGGAGTTATTGACCCCGACCGGCCTACTAGAGATTGATTTGCCGTTGTGGGAGAAGTTGCAGAAGGAGGCGGTGAAGGACAAGTTCTCAGAGGAGTATCGCTGCTGGAAAGAACGCCCTCACGAGTTTTGCATGACTCTTCCCAACTCAGAGGGGACGAAGGAACATTTTCCCGTGCTAGCGCTTTACGAACAAGCCAAGCAGTTTTGGCAAGAGATTCTCCCCCGCCACCCAGGAGGAACCATTTTAATCGTGGCGCATAACGGGATTAATCGGTGTTTGCTCGCGAGTGCTCTTGGTATTTCTCCGGCGCTTTATCATTCCATCCAGCAATCCAACTGTGGCATCAATGTTTTGAATTTTGTAGGGGGTTGGGGTGAACTCGTACAATTAGAGTCGCTCAATCAAACCTCCCACATGGGAGACGCCTTACCTACACCACGAGAAGGGAATCGAGGGTTGCGGTTGTTGCTGGTGCGTCATGGTGAAACCGAGTGGAATCGAGTTGCACGCTTTCAGGGCGGAATTGATGTGCCGCTGAATGACAATGGGCGCAAACAAGCACAACAAGCGGCTGAGTTTCTCAAGGATGTGCCGATTGATTTTGCCGTCAGTAGCCCTATGCTTCGTCCCAAAGAAACGGCTGAATTAATCTTAAAAAATCATCCCAATATTAACCTGGAGCTGCAAGAGAAACTCAAGGAAATTAATCACGGACTTTGGGAAGGAAAGTTAGAGTCCGAAATTAAGCAGGAGTACGCCGATTTGCTGCATCAATGGCAAACTGCCCCGGAAACGGTACAGATGCCAGAAGGGGAAAATTTACAGCAGGTATGGGATAGGGCGATTGCTTGTTGGAATGGGATTATTGAAGCGGCTGGAGTATCTAACACGGAACTGAAAACCGGTCTAATTGTGGCTCATGATGCCATCAATAAAGTGATTCTCTGTCATGTATTGGGTTTAAGTCCAGCCTCAATCTGGAGTATTAAACAGGGCAATGGTGCTGTTACTGTGATTGACTATCCTCATGGTTTAGAAAAACCGCCGATATTGCAAGCGATGAACATTACCACCCACCTATCGGGGGGTGTGCTGGATCAGACGGCGGCGGGTGCGTTGTAG